Proteins encoded by one window of Branchiostoma floridae strain S238N-H82 chromosome 6, Bfl_VNyyK, whole genome shotgun sequence:
- the LOC118417294 gene encoding glutathione S-transferase omega-1-like → MSEKAFKTGSAAPDPPAPGVLRLISMRFCPYAHRTILALTAKGIEYETVNVCTVNKPEWFFSINPLAKVPTLQHDGKVVYESLVCNEYVDRVFPGRKLLPEEPLEKARIGMLQAIWDAKISPNFYKIADKDQEGREDIIKVFKEGMSYLEKEVTSKTFFGGEEPGFLDYSLWPWFERLPVLEVASGFKLEEAEFPKLFAWQAAMRDRPEVKMHAKDTPTHLQYLMSRKQGNPDPDAGLQA, encoded by the exons ATGTCCGAAAAGGCCTTCAAAACAG GTTCCGCTGCCCCTGACCCCCCAGCACCGGGTGTCCTCCGTCTGATCAGTATGCGGTTCTGTCCGTACGCACACAGGACCATTCTCGCTCTCACAGCCAAGGGAATCGA GTACGAGACCGTCAACGTTTGTACGGTCAACAAGCCCGAGTGGTTCTTCTCCATCAACCCCCTGGCCAAGGTGCCCACCCTGCAGCATGACGGCAAAGTCGTGTACGAGTCCCTGGTGTGTAACGAGTACGTGGACCGGGTCTTCCCGGGCAGGAAGCTGTTACCGGAGGAGCCTCTGGAGAAGGCTCGGATCGGGATGCTGCAGGCCATCTGGGACGCTAAG ATTTCCCCGAACTTCTACAAGATCGCTGACAAAGATCAGGAAGGACGCGAGGACATCATAAAGGTCTTCAAAGAAGGGATGTCCTATCTTGAGAAGGAAGTCACATCTAAGACTTTCTTCGGAGGCGAGGAGCCCGGATTCCTTGACTACAGTCTGTGGCCGTGGTTCGAGCGGTTACCTGTACTGGAG GTGGCGAGCGGCTTCAAGCTGGAGGAAGCTGAGTTCCCAAAGCTCTTCGCCTGGCAGGCTGCAATGCGCGACCGTCCCGAGGTGAAGATGCACGCCAAAGATACGCCGACACATCTCCAGTATCTCATGAGCCGCAAGCAAGGCAACCCTGACCCTGATGCTGGACTTCAGGCCTAA